The Bacteroidota bacterium genomic interval CATTAAGGAAGTGAACCGGGGGAACGCCTACCTTTCGCCGGCGATCGCTACCACGATGGTCTCCGACTATCGGGAGATTGTCGCGGGGCGCAAGTCCGGGGGCAAACAAGCCGGACTCACCAACCGCGAAACCCAGGTTCTCCAGCTCATTGCCGAGGGAAATTCGAACAAAGAGATAGCAGAACGGCTCTTTATCAGCGTCAAGACTGTCGAAACGCATCGCCTGAAAATCATGAACCTTCTGCACATCCACGACGTCGCGGGGCTCACGCGCTACGCGATCGCAAAACGGATCATAGAGGCCGGTTAGGCCTGGGACGAAGGATCCTCCCGTCAGGGTGCGGCCAGCAGCCTCCCCCCGCATCAGGTTTCGACCCCCCTCCATATCAGGTGTCAACCCGATTTACTCTCATTCGCTTTCGTTGTAAATTTAGTATCCGGTGGACCATCCGTCCTCGCACAAATGAGTGAGATGCGTCCGGAATCGTGTCGCGGGGGTGGAGGGGCCGTCGCTTTTGAAACCACAAACTTAATTGATGAAGAAAATCCGGCTGCTGCTCGTTGAAGACAATCGTCTTCTTCGCGAAGGTATCATCTCGTTGATCAAAGAACATGAAGATATCCGCGTGGTCGCGGCACTCGGGCCGAATGATGACATCCTGGAAAAGGTCAAAACCACCAAACCCAACGTGTTGCTTCTCGATCTCGGCCTCCGAAATCAGAACAGCCTCCAAATTGTCGCTAATTCGAAAGCAATATCACCGGCGACCAGGGTTATCGTGATGTCTCTCATCCCTACCCAGGAGGATGTCCTGGAGTTTGTGCGGGCGGGGGTATCCGGGTTTATACTGAAGGATGCGACAATTGATGATTTTCTGAAGACGATCCGGTCGGTCGCTCAAGGCGCAAAAGTGTTGCCCTCGCTCATGACCGGGTCGCTGTTTTCTCAGATCGTTGAACACGCCGTGAACGGCTCGAGGGGGGCCTCATCGAAATTGATGGAATCGGTGCGCATGACGAGGCGCGAGCGGCAGGTGATCGAGCTGATTTCCGACGGCCTGACCAACAAGGAAATAGCGCAAAAGCTTCATCTTTCACCCTATACGGTAAAGAGCCACGTTCACAACATACTCGAGAAGTTGGCACTGCATACACGCGTCCAGATCGCCCGGTACGCGCACACCACCGAAACCGTCAAAGAGATAGCGGATTCCGTGTCCCTCCTCCAAGACTAAACACCCTCCAGCGGAGTAACCCGTTTTTCGTCCTTTCGGGGGATTGATTCCCCTCTCTACTTAGTTGTATCTTCCTGATGTGGTGGATTAGCAGGTGCCCGGCTGTAGGGAAGCCGGGCATCTGGTTTTCAGACACTCGATCATCTGAAGGAGATCAACATGCCCAGGCAAACGGTTCGATCGGCGAGAACATCGGATGCGGTGTTCATCGGCTGGCAAGTTACGCAATTGGGATCGCCCCTGGCGCTCTACAACATCACCGCGCCAAATCATCTCTTGACCGGTTCCACGGTTTCTGAAAATACGTTGCGGCGTCTCCATTTGCGTATTCCCCGGGTGCCGCAGCTTCCCCCGAGTCGAAGAGGGGCGGATGATTCCGGTTGCTGACGAACTGCAAATCAAGTGAACTGAGCGACGCACAAAAAAAAGAAGGGGTACCGGTATGTTATACACCATCGCTATTGTTCTGATCGCACTGTGGCTGCTCGGACTCGTCACCTCATACACCGTGGGCGGGCTCGTCCACATACTCCTGGTCATCGCGATTGCGGTTGTCTTGATCAGAGTTATTCAAGGCCGCAATCCGATCGGCAAAGGGGCCTGAGCCCGGGAAGAGAAGCCGGACGTTCGGAGAATTGATCTTCACGAAGTAGCAGGTGTTTCAATGCACTGTGTGCGCCTTCCCGGCGCGACACCAACGACTGCCTTGAGGCGAAATTACCAGAACCAGACGGAGGGGTTATGAAGACGTTTATTTACAGAACAGCTATTCTTGACCGACGGATGCGGTGCTTCGGAGCGATGCTGACGGTTGTCTTTTTGGCGGCTTCCATCGCTGTATGCCAATCCCCGGCGACTGTCGCCCTTGGATCGGCTTCCACATTTGCGGAGCTTTCAGGCTCCGGTGTGACCAGCACCGGGGCGACAATCATCAATGGGGATCTTGGCGTAAGCCCGGGTACCGGGCTGACAGGAGCTCCGACGGTGAATGGGGCGACACATCTTGCGGATAGTGTTGCAGCCCAGGCGCAACTCGACCTGACGACTGCGTATAACGACGCAGCCGGCCGGACCCTCGCGGCGGTCACTGTGGCCGGAAATCTTGGCGGGCAGACCCTCACACCGGGTCTCTATAAGTCCGGCACCTCGCTGGAGATCTCCTCGGGGGATCTCACGCTCGACGGACAGGGCGATGCGAACGCGGTGTTCATCTTTCAAATGGGGTCCACGCTCGTCACGACCTCCGCCCGCCAGGTGATCCTGACCAATGGCGCTCAGGCGGCCAACATCTTCTGGCAGGTAGGGAGTTCGGCGACTCTTGGAACCACTTCGGTCTTCAAGGGAAACATCCTGGCCCTGGCCTCCATTTCCTTTATGACCGGCGCGACGCTTGACGGAAGAGCGCTGGCTCAGACAGGCGGGGTTACGTTTGACGGCAACACCGTCACCATGCCGTCGGGGATCACCGGCGTCAAAGGCGGATCGACGGCTGAAACGTTTACACTCTCGCAGAATTATCCGAACCCGTTCAATCCTTCAACAAAGATCGAATACAGCATTCAGAAGGCAGGGATGGTTTCGTTACGGCTCTACAATGTTCTTGGTAGCGAGGTTGCGACCCTGGTGAATGGCGAGCAGGAGGCCGGCAAGTATGCCGTCCAGTTCAACACCAACAAGGGGACAATCGGTCTCGCAAGCGGTGTCTATTTTTACCGCCTGGAAACCGGATCGCTCGTGTCGGTCAGGAAATTAGTTCTGATGAGGTGAAACCGGTCCCATCGGACCGGGGGATTCGATAGTGCCGCAGTTTCACCTTCTCTCGTCATCCCGACATGTTTCAGGTAAGGATCTTTATAAAAGAGTTGAAAGATGCTGACCAGGAGCATGTCAGCATGACGAGGTGGAGAGACGTTCGGCCAAATTGAGACACCACCGGGGATTCCGGACTCTTGACTTTGACAATCATTTACCGGGCTGCTCGATCGCTCGGGCATGCCGCGGAGAATCAATAACCTCATGGAAGGGGCTGTCGAATGAAACCTTTATATCTCGTACTCATCGCACTCTGTCTGTTCCTCGTCGTTCAGGTTTCAAACGCGCAGGAGCATCAATTCGGACTTGGAGTCATCGTCGGTGAGCCGACGGGCCTGAGTGCGAAACTGTGGACATCATCCACGACCGCGTTCGATTTTGGCCTCGGGTGGTCCATCGGCGGGGACCGGATCGGGAGGAATAACATTTATTACAGTGGAAGCCGTGTCCACTTCCACATGGACTACCTCTGGCATTCATTTGACGCCATCCAGTCGACTGAACGATTCCCCCTATACTATGGCATCGGGGGTCGCGTCAACTCCGGCGCCGGCTACGATGCCTCCTTCGCAGTCCGGGGCGTGTTTGGCATCGCATGGATGCCCCATAACGCGCCGGTAGACGTCTTCCTTGAACTGGTTCCCTCCCTCCAGTTTACATCGTCTTCAAACTTCGCGATCGACGCTGGCCTCGGAGCGCGGTATTACTTTTGACTCGTTTCATCCTTCGCACCTTCAGGGGGCCGCCGGGAGTTTCTCCGGGGGATACTGAGGAGCCGATCCGGAGCGAGCTCTTCAGCATCGAACGGCTGGAGCAGCACGCGGGGAGCCTCGCAACCGCGCAGCGCGTCACGGCCAAACCCGCGGCCGGCCGTGCGTTGGCGGCCCGGCTCGGAGACAACGGCCGGGCGCTCCTCCGGGCCTATCGCGCAATAGGCGAGGCCATGAGCAACGACCAGGTGATCACGCCTGCCGCAGAGTGGCTGGTCGATAATTTTCACGTTGTGGACGAACAGATCAGAGAAATCCACGACGACTTCCCCCGCGGCTATTATCGCCAACTCCCCAAGCTCGCCGAAGGACCACTCGAAGGATATCCGCGCGTATTCGGGATCGCATGGGCATTTGTCGCGCATACCGACAGCCGTTTCGATTCCGAGACATTAAGCAGGTTTGTAACCGCTTACCAGCGAGTCCAGCCCCTCACGATCGGAGAACTCTGGGCGGTGGCGATCACCCTTCGCATCGTCCTCGTCGAGAATTTGCGCCGCTCCGCCCAACGGATCGTGACGAGCCGCGAAGAGCGCGAGAAAGCCGATGGGGTCGCCGACCGCTTGTTGGGAGTGGGCGTCGAGGCGCCTGAACCGCCCGACGGCGCCCTCCACGGGTACTCCGGAATGCGCCTGCCGACTGCGTTCGCCGTGCAACTGGTCCAGCGCCTCCGGGACCAGGATCCTGCTGTGACGCCCGCCCTCCGGTGGCTGGATGAACGCCTGACGGAGCAGGGGACCACCTCCGAACAGATCGTCAGCGAAGAACATCAGTTCCAGGGTGCGATGAGCGTCACCGTCCGGAACGTTATCACAAGCATGCGTCTCATGTCCTCCGTCGATTGGACAAAGTTTTTCGAGAGCGTGAGCCTTGTCGATGCGGAGTTGCGCGCAAGCAGCAACTTTGCCGCGATGGATTTCCCGACACGGGACAGTTACCGGCACGCGATTGAAGATCTTTCGAGAGGCTCGGCGCACACGGAAATCGAAGTCGCCCGCCGGGCGGTCCGCAAAGCGGGAGATTCCGGGGGAATCGAACAGAATGCGCCCGAACGGGATCCCGGTTTTTACCTTCTCTCGCGGGGGCGAGTGTCCTTTGAGAAGGATCTCGCATTTCACATTTCCCTGCGATCCTGGCTCGATCGTGCCATAGCGAACACGGGCATGCAGGGGTACCTCGTGACGATCACCTCTGTCAGCGGGCTCATACTTGCATTGCCGTTGCTCGGCGTTCCGAAAGCCGGAGTGACCTGGTATGATCTCTCCCTTCTCGCCCTGCTCGCCGTCATCCCGTTATCGGATCTGGCCGTGGCGCTTGTGAACCTCTGGATCATGAAGAGGTTCGGCCCCAAGGCCCTCCCGGGCCTGGAGCTTCGTGATGGTGTGCCGGCCGGCCTGCGAACGATGGTCGTCATGCCCACACTCCTGACGGCGCGTGAAGAGATCGAAGAGCAGATCGAGCGGCTCGAAGTTCACTACCTGGCGAATCAGGATGGCGATATCCGCTTCGCCCTTCTCTCGGATTGGAAGGATTCCTCAACGGAGAGAGCGGAGGGAGACGACGGACTTCTGGCCGTCGCCCTCGAGGGAATTGCGCGCCTGAACGAACGGCATGAACCCGCGGAGGCGGGAGACCGGTTCCTGCTTCTCCATCGGCGGCGGTTGTGGTGCGAGGGGGAGGGTGTCTGGATGGGATGGGAACGAAAGCGGGGCAAACTCCACGAGCTGAACCGGCTGTTGCGCGGGGCGACCGACACGAGCTTTCTGAACTCCGGTGCCGGTCCTTCTGTTGCGTCCTCCCATGTCCCTTCGGGCGTCCGGTATGTGATTACGCTCGATGCCGATACACGGCTTCCGCGCAGGGCTGCGCGCCGGCTTGTGGGAAAGATGGCCCATCCGCTCAACCGGCCGAAACTCGACGCACAAACCGGCCGTGTGGTCGAAGGGTATGCCGTGCTACAGCCCCGGGTAACTCCCTCCTTGCCGACCGGCCGTGCGGGTTCCTTTTTCCAGCGGATCTTCTCCGGACCGGGTGGAATGGATCCGTACGCCTTCGTCGTTTCGGACGTTTATCAGGATCTCTTCGGGGAGGGCTCCTACAGCGGCAAAGGAATTTACGACGTCGACGTTTTCGAAACCGCCCTCCATGGCCGTGTTCCCGAAAACAGGGTCCTCAGCCACGACCTCCTGGAGGGAATTTTTGCAGGATCCGGATTGGCCTCCGATATCGAGGTTGTGGAGGAATTTCCCGCCCGGTACGATGTCGCCGCCGCCAGGCAGCATCGATGGGCGCGCGGCGACTGGCAGTTGCTTCCCTGGATTTTCGGGCGCGGGCATGACTCAAGCGGCCAGGCGGGCAGGCGGAAGATTCCCTTGACCGGACGGTGGAAGATGATGGACAATCTTCGCCGGTCGATGTCGGCCCCCGCGGCGCTCCTTGCGTTGCTGGGAGGTTGGACCCTGCCGTTTGCTTCCGCAGCGGTCTGGAGCGGGTTCGTGCTCGCGACGATAGCTCTGCCTCCGCTCCTCCCATTCTTTGAGGGTATTCTTCCGCGCCGAAGGCAAATCTCGAAACGAAGCCACCTGCGCGCGGCGGGACGGGACCTGTCCCTGGCTCTCTCGCAGATCGGCTTTCACGTCTCGCTCCTCGCTCATCAGGCCTGGTTAATGGCCGATGCCATCGTGCGAACGCTCTTCCGGCTCTTCGTAAGTCACCGGCACAGGCTGGAG includes:
- a CDS encoding response regulator transcription factor, with product MKKIRLLLVEDNRLLREGIISLIKEHEDIRVVAALGPNDDILEKVKTTKPNVLLLDLGLRNQNSLQIVANSKAISPATRVIVMSLIPTQEDVLEFVRAGVSGFILKDATIDDFLKTIRSVAQGAKVLPSLMTGSLFSQIVEHAVNGSRGASSKLMESVRMTRRERQVIELISDGLTNKEIAQKLHLSPYTVKSHVHNILEKLALHTRVQIARYAHTTETVKEIADSVSLLQD
- a CDS encoding ice-binding family protein: MLTVVFLAASIAVCQSPATVALGSASTFAELSGSGVTSTGATIINGDLGVSPGTGLTGAPTVNGATHLADSVAAQAQLDLTTAYNDAAGRTLAAVTVAGNLGGQTLTPGLYKSGTSLEISSGDLTLDGQGDANAVFIFQMGSTLVTTSARQVILTNGAQAANIFWQVGSSATLGTTSVFKGNILALASISFMTGATLDGRALAQTGGVTFDGNTVTMPSGITGVKGGSTAETFTLSQNYPNPFNPSTKIEYSIQKAGMVSLRLYNVLGSEVATLVNGEQEAGKYAVQFNTNKGTIGLASGVYFYRLETGSLVSVRKLVLMR
- a CDS encoding lmo0937 family membrane protein; translation: MLYTIAIVLIALWLLGLVTSYTVGGLVHILLVIAIAVVLIRVIQGRNPIGKGA